Proteins from a genomic interval of Microbacterium esteraromaticum:
- a CDS encoding YhgE/Pip domain-containing protein — protein sequence MTLPIERARSRRPITWLTIIGVLLLPAIIGGILVAALQNPTGRLDAMTAAVVNLDEPVTIDGQYTPLGRQLAAGLVEGSDEMDSNLTWVISNEDDAAEGLADGEYQAIVTIPKSFSADATSAGTALQSGDADAQQAEITVTTAPDGRVADGLITQQIASVAASTMGTMLSEATVGNVLVGFKTIGDQIGDAADGAAQLADGAHDAADGAAEIPDGAAQLADGAGGIASGAGELASGASQLAGGLGTISTKTREAGAGANQLGQGLIGGADALEQNGLVPAELFTAADAAVTASDGAAQAAAGANQASAGVATGISALAPGLRSLADSCDTAANPQFCAELAAMAGLAESLQQPAATAEQLSATAADAARGANQASAGTAQGLRALDAEAPKAIADQMRTAGAAATQLGGGLGQLADGVTQSAEGATGIADGASQLGTGASQLGDGVTALGEGAGELAKGLDSLASGTDDLADGLTTASTSLPSFSDEESTALSSVIADPVASSSDSDAMFGPTTIPLLASVVLWFGALASFIALRAVPGNALTSRRSSLDLVLRGFWPAAAIGAAQGVLVALVVQIVAEYDAATWWGFAGFAVLTGIAFAAVNQALVAVFGGIGRWVSALVGVLALATGVISTVPGWLAGLGAAMPTAPALTGLISPTGAATAGLIVWAVLSLGAAILAVSTRRTTSAKRVLATA from the coding sequence ATGACCCTCCCCATCGAACGCGCACGTTCGCGGCGCCCGATCACCTGGCTGACCATCATCGGTGTGCTGCTGCTGCCGGCCATCATCGGTGGCATCCTCGTCGCCGCGCTGCAGAACCCCACCGGCCGGCTCGACGCGATGACGGCCGCCGTGGTCAACCTCGACGAACCCGTCACGATCGACGGCCAGTACACGCCGCTCGGACGCCAGCTGGCCGCGGGTCTCGTCGAGGGGTCCGACGAGATGGACTCCAACCTCACCTGGGTGATCTCGAACGAAGACGACGCAGCCGAAGGCCTCGCCGACGGCGAGTACCAGGCGATCGTCACGATCCCGAAGTCGTTCTCGGCGGATGCCACATCCGCCGGCACCGCGCTGCAGAGCGGGGATGCCGATGCGCAGCAGGCCGAGATCACCGTCACCACCGCACCCGACGGCCGGGTCGCCGACGGGCTCATCACCCAGCAGATCGCCTCGGTCGCCGCGTCGACCATGGGCACGATGCTGAGCGAGGCGACCGTGGGCAACGTGCTGGTCGGTTTCAAGACCATCGGCGACCAGATCGGGGATGCCGCCGACGGAGCGGCCCAGCTCGCCGACGGCGCTCACGATGCCGCCGACGGTGCTGCGGAGATCCCCGATGGGGCCGCGCAGCTCGCCGACGGCGCCGGCGGAATCGCCAGTGGCGCGGGTGAGCTGGCCAGCGGTGCGTCTCAACTCGCCGGTGGACTCGGCACCATCTCGACCAAGACGCGGGAGGCCGGAGCGGGGGCCAACCAACTGGGCCAAGGGCTGATCGGCGGAGCCGACGCGCTCGAGCAGAACGGCCTCGTTCCCGCCGAGCTCTTCACCGCCGCCGACGCGGCCGTGACTGCGAGCGACGGCGCCGCCCAGGCAGCCGCCGGCGCGAACCAGGCGAGCGCGGGCGTGGCGACCGGTATCTCCGCACTTGCCCCGGGGCTTCGTAGCCTCGCCGATAGCTGCGACACCGCGGCGAACCCGCAGTTCTGCGCCGAACTCGCCGCGATGGCCGGGCTCGCCGAATCGCTTCAGCAGCCCGCGGCGACGGCTGAGCAGCTGTCAGCGACCGCGGCCGACGCGGCGCGCGGCGCGAACCAGGCCTCGGCCGGCACCGCACAGGGGCTGCGTGCCCTCGACGCCGAAGCACCAAAGGCGATCGCCGACCAGATGCGCACGGCCGGTGCGGCCGCCACGCAGCTGGGCGGCGGCCTCGGTCAGCTCGCTGACGGCGTGACGCAGTCGGCGGAAGGAGCCACCGGCATCGCCGACGGCGCATCGCAGCTCGGCACCGGAGCCAGCCAGCTCGGCGACGGTGTGACCGCGCTCGGTGAGGGCGCCGGCGAGCTGGCCAAGGGTCTTGACTCGCTGGCCTCGGGCACCGATGACCTCGCCGATGGCCTGACGACCGCGAGCACCTCGCTGCCCTCATTCAGTGACGAGGAGTCGACCGCGCTGTCGTCGGTGATCGCCGACCCCGTCGCGTCGTCATCCGACTCCGACGCCATGTTCGGTCCCACGACCATCCCGCTGCTGGCATCCGTCGTGCTGTGGTTCGGGGCGCTCGCCTCGTTCATCGCCCTGCGCGCAGTTCCCGGCAACGCGCTGACCTCGCGGCGCTCGTCGCTCGACCTGGTACTGCGCGGGTTCTGGCCCGCCGCCGCGATCGGCGCCGCTCAGGGTGTGCTCGTCGCCCTCGTCGTGCAGATCGTCGCCGAGTACGACGCCGCCACCTGGTGGGGCTTCGCCGGGTTCGCTGTGCTGACCGGTATCGCGTTCGCCGCCGTCAACCAGGCCCTGGTCGCCGTGTTCGGCGGCATCGGCCGCTGGGTCAGCGCACTGGTCGGCGTGCTCGCCCTGGCCACCGGGGTGATCTCGACGGTGCCCGGCTGGCTCGCGGGACTCGGCGCGGCGATGCCCACCGCGCCCGCGCTGACCGGACTGATCTCACCGACCGGGGCCGCCACCGCGGGGCTCATCGTCTGGGCGGTGCTGTCGCTCGGCGCGGCGATCCTCGCCGTCAGCACCCGGCGCACCACCAGTGCCAAGCGGGTTCTCGCGACCGCATGA
- a CDS encoding MMPL family transporter gives MSTLLSSLGRWSFRHPWRVLVSWLIVLGIAGGGAIVLGAGTDNTFSIPGTESQAGLEQLERTFPQVSGTNAQFIVVAADGDDVTDDAYRDGIEDAVDELARLDGVLAATSPYDEMVEGMVNDEHTAAIVRLQFDGQATDVSDEVTDELQSIVDELAAALPEGSQTALGGDLFAMAIPAVTITEAVGLVIALLVLIVTFRSFVVAGLPLLTAVLGVGISMAGIFAATAFATVSSTTPLLALMLGLAVGIDYALFIIARHQDQVRDGIDPEESASRAVGTAGSAVVFAGITVLIALIGLGFAGIPFLTTMGIAAAVAVAIAVAISVTLTPALLGFVKGRVAGRAKKAPKKKKKSDARDAAPRAGFAARWVGGVTKRPILVSIAVVLGLGIVAVPALSLNLALPNAGVLPEDSEARISYDLTAEEFGPGFNGPLILTGTIVTSTDPLTLMQDLGDEVAQLPGVREVALATPNETADTGIVQIIPETAPDDPATSDLVRELRSHHDEWLDEHGIDLKVTGFTAVAIDISDQLGAALLPFGVFVIGLSLILLAMVFRSIWVPITAAAGYLLSIVASFGVVAAVFEWGWFADLLHVARTGPIISFMPIVLMGVLFGLAMDYQVFLVSRMREDYVHDPDRTVAENRRAAAVRAIRSGFTSSARVVTAAALIMFAVFVAFVPEGDSSIKPIALGLAAGIAIDAFLVRMTLIPAVMAILGDRAWRIPAWMEKFLPHVDIEGEAVERERALAEWPGDDSVLAADGLSLADGGVHAAHLRLEPSGSLVITGARPQTLRALALTLAGRMKPEAGRLRVAGHLLPGRAAWVRSHVGIVLLGDADAASDASEALRGRTRLVILDGVERLTPAECDQLAARLRDAAPGTAVVLTTVDPDAAQRLLDAAGRSAASVTDLSSPAHTPTSRPHPHSRSSAARGVDESTGSRRQATDSEVDA, from the coding sequence GTGTCCACTCTGCTCTCATCCCTGGGACGCTGGTCGTTCCGGCATCCCTGGCGCGTCCTGGTCAGCTGGCTGATCGTTCTCGGCATCGCCGGCGGCGGCGCGATCGTGCTCGGCGCGGGAACCGACAACACCTTCTCGATCCCCGGCACCGAGTCACAGGCGGGCCTCGAGCAGCTCGAGCGCACCTTCCCCCAGGTGAGCGGCACGAACGCGCAGTTCATCGTCGTCGCCGCGGACGGCGATGACGTGACCGACGACGCCTACCGCGACGGGATCGAGGATGCCGTCGACGAGCTCGCCCGGCTCGACGGCGTGCTGGCAGCGACCTCCCCCTACGACGAGATGGTCGAGGGCATGGTCAACGACGAGCACACGGCCGCAATCGTGCGGCTGCAGTTCGACGGGCAGGCCACCGATGTCAGCGACGAGGTGACCGATGAGTTGCAGAGCATCGTCGACGAGCTCGCCGCGGCACTTCCCGAGGGCTCGCAGACCGCCCTGGGCGGCGACCTGTTCGCCATGGCGATCCCAGCCGTGACCATCACCGAGGCGGTCGGTCTGGTGATCGCCCTGCTGGTGCTGATCGTGACGTTCCGCTCGTTCGTCGTGGCGGGGCTTCCGCTACTGACCGCGGTGCTGGGCGTCGGCATCTCGATGGCGGGCATCTTCGCCGCGACCGCCTTCGCGACGGTCTCGTCGACCACGCCGCTGCTCGCGCTCATGCTGGGGCTCGCGGTGGGTATCGACTACGCGCTGTTCATCATCGCCCGCCACCAGGACCAGGTGCGCGACGGCATCGATCCTGAGGAATCGGCATCCCGCGCCGTCGGCACGGCTGGATCGGCGGTCGTGTTCGCCGGCATCACCGTGTTGATCGCCCTGATCGGACTCGGCTTCGCGGGCATCCCGTTCCTGACGACGATGGGTATCGCCGCGGCCGTCGCCGTCGCGATCGCCGTCGCCATCTCGGTGACGCTGACCCCGGCGCTGCTCGGCTTCGTGAAGGGTCGCGTCGCCGGGCGCGCGAAGAAGGCCCCGAAGAAGAAGAAGAAGTCGGATGCCCGTGACGCGGCGCCCCGTGCGGGCTTCGCCGCCCGCTGGGTCGGCGGCGTCACCAAGCGCCCGATCCTGGTGAGCATCGCCGTCGTACTCGGTCTGGGCATCGTGGCCGTACCGGCACTGAGCCTGAACCTGGCACTGCCGAACGCCGGTGTGCTGCCGGAGGATTCCGAGGCGCGCATCAGCTACGACCTGACCGCCGAGGAGTTCGGCCCGGGGTTCAACGGTCCGCTGATCCTCACCGGAACGATCGTGACCTCGACCGATCCGCTCACGCTCATGCAGGACCTCGGCGATGAGGTCGCGCAACTGCCCGGCGTGCGCGAGGTGGCGCTGGCCACCCCGAACGAGACGGCCGATACCGGCATCGTGCAGATCATTCCCGAGACCGCCCCCGATGACCCGGCCACCAGCGACCTCGTGCGCGAGCTGCGCTCACACCACGACGAGTGGCTGGACGAGCACGGCATCGACCTGAAGGTCACCGGTTTCACCGCGGTCGCCATCGACATCTCCGATCAGCTGGGTGCGGCGCTGCTGCCCTTCGGCGTGTTCGTGATCGGCCTGTCGCTGATTCTGCTGGCGATGGTGTTCCGCTCGATCTGGGTGCCGATCACCGCTGCCGCCGGATATCTGCTCTCGATCGTGGCGTCGTTCGGTGTCGTCGCGGCCGTGTTCGAGTGGGGCTGGTTCGCCGACCTGCTGCATGTGGCGCGCACCGGACCGATCATCTCGTTCATGCCGATCGTACTGATGGGCGTGCTGTTCGGTCTGGCCATGGACTACCAGGTGTTCCTCGTCTCGCGCATGCGCGAGGACTACGTGCACGACCCCGACCGCACGGTCGCCGAGAATCGCCGCGCCGCCGCCGTGCGCGCCATCCGCTCGGGCTTCACGTCGTCGGCCCGCGTGGTGACCGCAGCGGCGCTGATCATGTTCGCGGTGTTCGTCGCGTTCGTGCCCGAGGGCGACTCGTCGATCAAACCGATCGCGTTGGGCCTGGCCGCCGGTATCGCGATCGACGCGTTCCTCGTGCGCATGACGCTGATCCCCGCGGTGATGGCTATCCTCGGCGACCGCGCCTGGCGCATCCCGGCCTGGATGGAGAAGTTCCTGCCGCACGTCGACATCGAGGGCGAGGCCGTCGAGCGCGAGCGCGCTCTGGCCGAATGGCCGGGCGACGACAGCGTCCTCGCCGCCGACGGACTCAGCCTCGCCGACGGCGGCGTGCACGCTGCGCACCTGCGGCTGGAACCGTCCGGCTCGCTGGTCATCACGGGTGCCCGCCCGCAGACGCTGCGCGCGCTGGCGCTGACGCTCGCCGGCCGGATGAAGCCCGAGGCTGGTCGCCTGCGCGTGGCTGGCCACCTGCTACCCGGTCGTGCCGCGTGGGTGCGATCGCACGTCGGCATCGTCCTGCTGGGCGATGCGGATGCGGCATCCGACGCGTCCGAGGCACTGCGTGGCCGCACCCGTCTGGTGATCCTCGACGGGGTCGAGCGCCTCACCCCGGCCGAGTGCGACCAGCTCGCCGCGCGCCTGCGCGACGCCGCCCCGGGTACGGCCGTCGTGCTCACGACCGTCGACCCGGATGCCGCTCAGCGCCTGCTCGATGCGGCCGGCCGATCCGCAGCATCCGTCACCGATCTTTCCTCCCCCGCCCACACCCCCACCTCTCGCCCACACCCCCACTCGCGGTCGTCCGCAGCACGGGGTGTCGACGAGAGCACGGGGTCTCGGCGACAGGCAACCGACTCCGAGGTGGACGCATGA
- a CDS encoding TetR/AcrR family transcriptional regulator yields MTTPTRSRENTRARLFEAAGQVFAEVGLEGATVEAVCERAGFTRGAFYSNFESKDELFLMLAGTVAAGRLTAVREQVTAMAADGALKDCTAAGLVQRVVDAGADDRLSIMLMSEIRIRALRDPTFGAAYLAQEHEVETSIAEIIREIVDAGTIALRLDPLLAARVLMIVWEGMAVRSAMAGHDEKQMHDASSEGLGRLVEALLA; encoded by the coding sequence ATGACGACACCGACCCGCAGTCGTGAGAACACCCGAGCACGCCTGTTCGAGGCCGCCGGGCAGGTCTTCGCCGAGGTCGGCTTGGAGGGGGCGACCGTCGAGGCCGTCTGCGAGCGCGCCGGATTCACCCGCGGCGCCTTCTACTCGAACTTCGAATCCAAGGACGAGCTGTTCCTCATGCTGGCGGGCACCGTCGCCGCCGGACGCCTGACCGCGGTGCGCGAGCAGGTGACGGCGATGGCCGCCGACGGCGCCCTCAAGGACTGCACCGCGGCTGGGCTCGTGCAACGCGTCGTCGATGCCGGGGCCGACGACCGGCTCAGCATCATGCTCATGAGCGAGATCCGTATCCGGGCGCTGCGCGACCCCACATTCGGCGCCGCATACCTTGCGCAGGAGCATGAGGTTGAGACGAGCATCGCCGAGATCATCCGCGAGATCGTCGACGCGGGAACCATCGCGCTGCGCCTGGACCCATTGCTCGCGGCACGTGTGCTGATGATCGTCTGGGAGGGCATGGCCGTGCGCAGCGCCATGGCAGGCCACGACGAGAAACAGATGCACGACGCCAGTAGTGAGGGGCTTGGTCGCCTCGTCGAGGCGCTGCTGGCCTGA
- a CDS encoding o-succinylbenzoate synthase — protein MTPALDDLLATARVVALPMNTRFRGVDTREALLLEGPQGWAEFSPFVEYDDAEAATWLAAAIDFAWNEQPAPLRERIPVNATVPAVEAARVAEVLARFDGCRTAKVKVAERGQQLADDIARVRAVRENMGPEGRIRIDANGGWNLDEAEHAIHALAEYDLEYAEQPCATVPELAELRYRVKHKGIPIAADESIRKAADPLAVAQARAADLIVIKAQPLGGVRRALGIVAETGLPAVVSSALDTAVGLAQGAALAASLPELEYDCGLGTAALFADDVADARPVRGSVSAARVIPDAAALTRLAASPERRDWWLERLTRCHALLAAD, from the coding sequence ATGACGCCTGCGCTGGATGACCTGCTCGCCACGGCCCGGGTGGTCGCGCTGCCGATGAACACCCGTTTTCGCGGCGTCGACACGCGCGAAGCGCTGCTGCTGGAAGGCCCACAGGGCTGGGCCGAGTTCTCGCCGTTCGTCGAGTACGACGACGCCGAAGCCGCCACCTGGCTGGCCGCCGCGATCGACTTCGCCTGGAACGAGCAGCCCGCGCCGTTGCGCGAGCGCATCCCCGTGAACGCCACCGTGCCCGCCGTCGAGGCGGCCCGCGTCGCCGAGGTGCTGGCGCGGTTCGACGGATGCCGCACCGCCAAGGTCAAGGTCGCCGAACGCGGCCAGCAACTGGCCGACGACATCGCCCGCGTGCGCGCCGTGCGCGAGAACATGGGTCCGGAGGGCCGCATCCGCATCGATGCCAACGGCGGCTGGAACCTCGACGAGGCCGAGCACGCCATTCACGCCCTCGCCGAGTACGACCTCGAGTACGCCGAGCAGCCCTGCGCGACGGTGCCCGAGCTGGCCGAACTGCGCTATCGCGTTAAGCACAAGGGCATCCCGATCGCCGCGGACGAGAGCATCCGCAAGGCCGCAGACCCGCTGGCCGTGGCTCAGGCGAGGGCCGCGGACCTCATCGTCATCAAGGCGCAGCCGCTCGGTGGCGTCCGCCGCGCCCTCGGGATCGTCGCCGAGACGGGCCTGCCCGCGGTGGTCTCCAGTGCCCTCGACACGGCCGTCGGGCTCGCACAGGGCGCCGCGCTGGCGGCTTCCCTGCCCGAGCTGGAGTACGACTGCGGCCTCGGTACGGCGGCGCTGTTCGCCGACGACGTCGCCGACGCGCGTCCGGTGCGCGGGTCGGTATCCGCCGCGCGAGTGATTCCGGATGCTGCTGCGCTGACCCGCCTGGCGGCATCGCCCGAACGTCGGGACTGGTGGCTCGAGCGCCTCACCCGCTGCCACGCACTGCTCGCGGCGGACTGA
- a CDS encoding peptidylprolyl isomerase, with protein MLTSRVRRSLLALAAAGALALTGCASTSDAPQQSSSAEAPLASGECSYPADGRTPAKTVTAPPADPSASGEVTALMTTSAGALNVTLDAEATPCTTNNFLSLAEQGYFDGTSCHRLTTQGIFVLQCGDPTGTGTGGPGYSFADELSGTETYPAGTLAMANAGPDTNGSQFFIVYADTQLPPSYTVFGSLDADSVAAVSDAAKQGTESGGPDGTPKQPVTIESVAVG; from the coding sequence GTGCTGACTTCTCGCGTTCGTCGTTCTCTGCTCGCCCTCGCCGCCGCCGGCGCCCTCGCGCTCACCGGGTGCGCGTCAACATCGGATGCCCCGCAGCAGTCCTCATCGGCGGAAGCACCGCTGGCATCCGGCGAGTGCAGCTACCCCGCCGACGGACGCACACCGGCCAAGACGGTCACCGCGCCTCCCGCCGACCCGAGCGCGTCGGGTGAGGTGACCGCCTTGATGACGACAAGCGCCGGCGCCCTCAACGTCACGCTCGATGCCGAGGCGACGCCATGCACCACCAACAACTTCCTGTCGCTGGCCGAACAGGGCTATTTCGACGGCACGAGCTGCCACCGCCTCACCACGCAGGGCATCTTCGTGCTGCAGTGCGGCGACCCGACCGGCACCGGAACGGGCGGCCCCGGCTACTCGTTCGCCGACGAGCTCTCCGGCACCGAGACATACCCCGCCGGCACCCTGGCGATGGCGAACGCCGGCCCCGATACCAACGGTTCCCAGTTCTTCATCGTCTACGCCGACACTCAGCTGCCGCCCTCGTATACCGTGTTCGGCAGCCTCGACGCCGACAGCGTCGCCGCCGTATCTGACGCCGCCAAGCAGGGCACCGAGTCCGGCGGCCCTGACGGCACACCGAAGCAGCCCGTGACCATCGAGTCGGTCGCCGTCGGCTGA
- a CDS encoding 1,4-dihydroxy-2-naphthoyl-CoA synthase: MSSAFVSDLFDPTEWTLAPGAEAYTDITAHVSNDGRIARIAFDRPEVRNAFRPHSVDELYRALDIARQDPRVGVVLLTGNGPSPKDGGWAFCSGGDQRIRGRDGYKYSESTTEVHDPARAGRLHILEVQRLIRFMPKVVIAVVPGWAAGGGHSLHVVCDLTIASAEHGRFKQTDADVGSFDAGYGSAYMARQTGQKFAREVFFLAEEYSAQRAYETGAVNRVVPHSELEREAVSMARTILTKSPTAIRMLKFAFNAVDDGLVGQQVFAGEATRLAYGTDEAVEGRDAFLEKRDPDWSPYPYHY, translated from the coding sequence GTGAGCTCCGCATTCGTCTCTGACCTCTTCGACCCGACCGAGTGGACGCTCGCGCCGGGCGCCGAGGCGTACACCGACATCACCGCACACGTCTCGAACGATGGGCGCATCGCCCGCATCGCGTTCGACCGACCCGAGGTGCGCAACGCATTCCGCCCGCACTCGGTCGACGAACTGTACCGGGCGCTCGATATCGCGCGGCAGGATCCGCGAGTTGGAGTCGTGCTGCTGACCGGCAACGGGCCGAGTCCGAAGGACGGCGGGTGGGCGTTCTGCTCGGGTGGCGACCAGCGCATCCGCGGGCGCGACGGCTACAAGTACAGCGAGTCGACCACCGAGGTGCACGACCCCGCGCGCGCCGGGCGCCTGCACATCCTTGAGGTGCAGCGACTGATTCGCTTCATGCCCAAGGTTGTCATCGCTGTCGTGCCCGGCTGGGCCGCCGGTGGTGGGCATTCGCTGCACGTGGTGTGTGACCTGACGATCGCCAGTGCAGAGCACGGCCGTTTCAAGCAGACCGATGCCGATGTGGGCAGCTTCGACGCCGGCTACGGGTCGGCGTACATGGCCCGTCAGACGGGGCAGAAGTTCGCGCGCGAGGTGTTCTTCCTCGCCGAGGAGTACTCGGCTCAGCGCGCTTATGAGACCGGGGCGGTCAACCGCGTGGTGCCGCATTCCGAGCTTGAGCGCGAGGCCGTTTCGATGGCACGCACGATTCTGACGAAGTCGCCGACGGCGATCCGGATGCTGAAGTTCGCCTTCAACGCGGTTGACGACGGTCTGGTGGGTCAGCAGGTGTTCGCCGGCGAGGCGACGCGTCTGGCGTACGGCACCGATGAGGCTGTCGAGGGCCGTGATGCGTTCCTCGAGAAGCGCGACCCCGACTGGTCCCCGTACCCCTACCACTACTGA
- a CDS encoding AMP-binding protein produces the protein MLTLGGVDGGRAAAVCDALPGALAGSAPIALGFRPAPDEVVPDGTAVVIATSGSSGIPKRVVLSAAALRASAEATAARIGTGQWMLALPAAYIAGVQVIGRSQLAGYEPVLLGERFAPDAFVRATEGLRTDVDRFTSFVPAQLQMLLDAADDDERVLDALRSYRAILIGGQALPDSVRERAVDTGARIVRTYGSSETAGGCVYDGVPLEGVRLAEVDGEVRIAGPHLATGYLGDAALTAATFVSDNDGIRWYRTGDAGIVADGRLHITGRIDNVIVSGGINVSLDRVERVVRSIRGFEQAVVVGVPDERWGEASVVFATGADAANRLDDVRERVADEIGRHARPVRIQIMPELPLLASGKPDREALRRLARG, from the coding sequence ATGCTGACACTCGGGGGCGTTGACGGGGGGCGTGCGGCGGCGGTGTGCGACGCCCTGCCGGGTGCGCTCGCAGGGTCGGCGCCGATCGCGCTGGGGTTCAGGCCCGCACCCGACGAGGTGGTGCCGGACGGCACCGCGGTCGTGATCGCCACGTCTGGGTCATCGGGCATCCCGAAGCGGGTCGTGCTCAGCGCCGCCGCACTGCGTGCGAGCGCCGAGGCGACGGCCGCGCGCATCGGCACGGGGCAGTGGATGCTGGCACTCCCGGCCGCATACATCGCCGGGGTGCAGGTGATCGGCCGCTCGCAGCTCGCGGGGTACGAGCCGGTACTGCTGGGGGAGCGCTTCGCGCCCGACGCCTTCGTCCGCGCCACGGAGGGACTGCGCACCGACGTCGACCGGTTCACGTCGTTCGTGCCGGCGCAGCTGCAGATGCTGCTCGACGCCGCCGATGATGACGAACGGGTGCTCGACGCACTGCGCTCGTACCGTGCCATTCTCATCGGCGGGCAGGCGCTCCCCGACTCGGTACGCGAGCGGGCCGTCGACACGGGAGCGCGTATCGTGCGCACCTACGGATCGAGCGAGACGGCGGGGGGCTGCGTCTACGACGGCGTTCCGCTGGAGGGCGTGCGACTCGCGGAGGTCGATGGTGAGGTCCGCATCGCCGGTCCGCACCTGGCGACCGGGTATCTGGGCGACGCCGCGCTCACCGCGGCGACGTTCGTCAGTGACAACGACGGCATCCGCTGGTACCGCACGGGTGACGCCGGAATCGTCGCCGACGGGCGGCTCCACATCACCGGGCGCATCGACAACGTGATCGTCTCGGGTGGTATCAACGTGTCGCTCGATCGCGTGGAACGGGTCGTGCGCAGCATCCGCGGTTTCGAGCAGGCCGTCGTCGTCGGCGTTCCGGACGAGCGCTGGGGCGAGGCATCCGTCGTCTTCGCCACCGGCGCCGACGCGGCGAACCGTCTCGACGACGTGCGCGAACGCGTCGCCGACGAGATCGGCAGGCACGCGCGACCCGTTCGTATCCAGATCATGCCGGAGCTGCCGCTGCTGGCATCCGGGAAGCCCGACCGCGAAGCGCTTCGCCGGCTCGCGCGAGGGTGA
- a CDS encoding class I SAM-dependent methyltransferase, with the protein MATYTHGHHDSVLRSHNTRNVSNSAAYLAPHLTATTRLLDIGAGPGTITIDFANRAAHVTATEINADALGLSRALAAERGVTNIDFSIEDVHTLSFSDGAFDVVHAHQVLQHVADPVQALREMRRVTKPGGIVAARDADYAGFIWFPLLPELDEWLQLYRAAARANGGEPDAGRRLFAWARAAGFTEIEATASTWCYATEAEREWWGGMWADRILHSALAEQLTAAGMATDADLRRISAAWRAWASDGDGWYLVPHGEILCRA; encoded by the coding sequence ATGGCGACCTATACGCACGGGCATCACGATTCGGTACTGCGCTCGCACAACACCCGCAACGTCTCGAACTCGGCCGCCTATCTTGCGCCGCACCTCACCGCCACGACGCGGCTGCTCGACATCGGAGCAGGCCCCGGCACGATCACCATCGACTTCGCGAACCGGGCGGCCCATGTCACCGCGACCGAGATCAACGCCGACGCGCTCGGTCTGTCACGGGCGCTCGCCGCGGAACGCGGCGTGACGAACATCGACTTCTCGATCGAGGACGTCCACACGCTGAGCTTCTCCGACGGTGCCTTCGACGTCGTGCACGCCCACCAAGTGCTGCAGCACGTCGCGGACCCCGTGCAGGCGCTGCGCGAGATGCGCCGTGTCACGAAGCCCGGTGGCATCGTCGCGGCGCGGGATGCCGACTACGCGGGGTTCATCTGGTTCCCGCTGCTGCCCGAACTCGACGAGTGGTTGCAGCTCTACCGGGCGGCGGCGCGGGCGAACGGCGGGGAGCCGGATGCCGGTCGGCGACTGTTCGCCTGGGCGCGCGCGGCTGGTTTCACCGAGATCGAGGCGACGGCATCCACCTGGTGCTACGCGACCGAGGCCGAGCGCGAGTGGTGGGGCGGCATGTGGGCCGACCGCATTCTGCACTCCGCGCTCGCCGAGCAGCTCACGGCGGCCGGCATGGCGACGGATGCCGACCTGCGCCGGATCAGCGCTGCCTGGCGCGCGTGGGCATCCGACGGCGACGGCTGGTACCTGGTGCCGCACGGCGAGATCCTCTGCCGTGCCTGA